The Rhodococcus sp. B50 DNA window GACCGGCTTCAGCCCGAGGCGATCACGCCGTCGACGTCCTGACGCTCGCGGAGTCGGTTCACCGTGTCGTGCAGATGCTCGTCGAGCAGTCGCCGCACATCGTCCCGGTCGGCGGTGCGGATCGCCTCCCGGAGTACAACATGCTCGTCCACCTGTACGTGCAGGTCGGGATAGGTGGTCTGCAACGCCCCGAGGCACATTCGCGTCTCGACGAGCAGGGTACGGGCAGCCCGAACGAGCCGCGGACTCCCTGCGCTCGCCACGAGGATCTCGTGGAAGCGACGGTCGCCGTCCGAGACACCGGTGGCGTCCTCGCGCTCGGCGGCGGTGCGCATCTCCTCGATCGCGGGTTCGAGGGCCTTCCACGTCTGCTCGCGACGGCCGTCCAGCACCAGGTCGAGTGCGCCGCCCTCGATGACCCAGCGACTGCGGTAGATGTCGACGACGTCGTCGAAGGTGAGCTCGGTGACGAAGATCCCGCGGTTGCGGATGCTGTAGAGCAACCCTTCGGACAGCAACCGCTGCAT harbors:
- a CDS encoding GntR family transcriptional regulator, which translates into the protein MVLGDLGDLRPVTRPSTAELIAEQIRSAIVRGALAPGAQLGEAELAAHFEVSRGPLREAMQRLLSEGLLYSIRNRGIFVTELTFDDVVDIYRSRWVIEGGALDLVLDGRREQTWKALEPAIEEMRTAAEREDATGVSDGDRRFHEILVASAGSPRLVRAARTLLVETRMCLGALQTTYPDLHVQVDEHVVLREAIRTADRDDVRRLLDEHLHDTVNRLRERQDVDGVIASG